A single genomic interval of Macaca nemestrina isolate mMacNem1 chromosome 14, mMacNem.hap1, whole genome shotgun sequence harbors:
- the LOC105498410 gene encoding cyclin-dependent kinase inhibitor 2A, with the protein MEPSADWLATAAARGRVEEVRALLEAGALPNAPNSYGRRPIQVMMMSSARVAELLLLHGAEPNCADPATLTRPVHDAAREGFLDTLAVLHRAGARLDVHDAWGRLPVDLAEERGHRDVARYLRAAAGGTRGSSHARTDAAEGPSGIPD; encoded by the exons ATGGAGCCTTCGGCGGACTGGCTGGCCACGGCTGCGGCCCGGGGTCGGGTAGAGGAGGTGCGGGCGCTGCTCGAGGCGGGGGCGCTGCCCAACGCACCGAATAGTTACGGTCGGAGGCCGATCCAG GTCATGATGATGAGCAGCGCCCGCGTGGCGGAGCTGCTGCTGCTCCACGGCGCAGAGCCCAACTGCGCCGACCCCGCCACTCTCACCCGACCCGTGCACGACGCTGCCCGGGAGGGCTTCCTGGACACGCTGGCGGTGCTGCACCGGGCTGGGGCGCGGCTGGACGTACACGATGCCTGGGGCCGTCTGCCCGTGGACCTGGCTGAGGAGCGGGGCCATCGCGATGTCGCACGGTACCTGCGCGCGGCTGCGGGGGGCACCAGAGGCAGTAGCCATGCCCGCACAGATGCCGCGGAAGGTCCCTCAG